A genomic segment from Nitrospira sp. encodes:
- a CDS encoding NAD-dependent formate dehydrogenase gamma subunit: protein MTVPNILKALLSLQEREGAVTPAAIGGIAHQLGTTTAQVAGVLSYYPDLHCASPGRHVIRLCMGESCYANGCTRLLRSLQDRLRVDVGETTGGGKFTLGTMSCAGNCAVSPTVIIDRDLWGRVLPSQLGALLERYK, encoded by the coding sequence ATGACTGTCCCGAATATTCTCAAGGCCCTGCTCTCCCTGCAGGAGCGAGAGGGCGCGGTTACTCCTGCAGCGATCGGCGGGATTGCGCATCAACTGGGGACGACGACGGCTCAGGTAGCGGGAGTCCTGTCCTATTACCCGGATCTCCACTGCGCGTCGCCCGGGCGTCATGTGATCCGTCTATGTATGGGAGAGTCCTGTTATGCCAACGGCTGCACGCGTCTCTTGCGGTCGTTGCAGGACCGGCTGCGCGTGGATGTGGGTGAGACGACGGGGGGAGGCAAGTTTACCCTTGGCACCATGTCCTGTGCCGGGAACTGCGCGGTTTCCCCGACGGTCATCATTGATCGCGACCTCTGGGGACGGGTGCTGCCGTCACAGCTCGGTGCGTTGCTGGAACGATACAAATGA
- a CDS encoding NAD-dependent formate dehydrogenase beta subunit: MNDECRMATRLYLSNDTSARAAGAASLAEAWVDRPEIQLIRTSSRGAFYLEPMVERDSADGRVAWFNVTPDDLPRILSGKNGTPVPSIPFLARQTRVTFANFGETEPLALGEYQARGGLKGLEQALNMSPEVIIEELKRSRLRGRGGAAFPVWNKWQVAQQTEADEKYVVANADEGDAGTYCDRMILEGDPFRLLEGMLICARAIGAGRGYVYCRHEYPAAAATLWEAIHKADEAELLELDGEPFPIEVVQGAGSYVCGEETALLESLAGGRGVVRAKPPYPAQEGLYGKPTIVSNVLTFATIPTILSRGGAWYASLGTERSSGTMALQLGGRVKQPGLVEVPFGLSLRQVLDQFGGGMAPGARFKAVQVGGPLGSLFPASKLDIPICYDAFAQAGAVLGHGGIVVYDHETDMVDLARHFMAFTANESCGKCTPCRIGSVRGREILERIQAGSGTVDDLVLLGDLGETMKVASLCALGGRAPYPVLTAIEHFPAEFRSRLRT; encoded by the coding sequence ATGAATGATGAGTGCCGAATGGCCACGCGACTCTACCTTTCCAACGACACCTCGGCCAGGGCTGCCGGTGCCGCCTCCCTGGCGGAGGCTTGGGTAGACCGACCTGAAATCCAATTGATCCGGACCTCCTCGCGTGGCGCATTTTATCTTGAGCCGATGGTGGAACGTGACAGCGCCGACGGCCGAGTGGCTTGGTTCAACGTCACGCCGGACGACCTGCCGCGCATCCTGTCCGGTAAGAATGGCACACCGGTCCCGTCGATTCCCTTTCTCGCCCGCCAGACCCGGGTCACCTTTGCGAACTTCGGTGAAACCGAACCCCTGGCCCTTGGCGAATACCAGGCCCGTGGCGGGTTGAAGGGGCTGGAACAGGCCTTGAACATGTCGCCGGAGGTCATCATCGAGGAACTGAAACGGTCACGATTGCGTGGGCGAGGCGGGGCGGCCTTTCCCGTGTGGAACAAGTGGCAGGTCGCACAGCAGACGGAAGCGGACGAAAAGTATGTCGTGGCGAACGCCGACGAAGGCGACGCCGGAACCTATTGTGACCGAATGATTTTGGAAGGCGATCCCTTTCGGCTCCTGGAAGGAATGTTGATCTGTGCCCGAGCTATCGGGGCCGGTCGGGGCTACGTCTATTGTCGTCACGAATATCCCGCCGCTGCCGCAACCCTATGGGAGGCCATTCATAAGGCCGACGAAGCGGAACTGTTGGAACTCGACGGCGAGCCCTTTCCGATCGAGGTGGTCCAAGGGGCCGGCTCCTATGTCTGCGGAGAGGAGACAGCGCTTTTGGAATCACTGGCAGGTGGACGGGGGGTCGTGCGGGCCAAGCCCCCCTATCCGGCACAGGAAGGACTCTACGGCAAGCCGACCATCGTCAGCAACGTGCTGACATTCGCGACGATTCCCACCATCCTGTCCCGCGGCGGAGCTTGGTACGCCTCTCTCGGTACCGAACGTTCGAGCGGCACGATGGCGTTGCAACTGGGCGGAAGGGTGAAGCAGCCGGGCTTGGTGGAGGTGCCCTTCGGTCTGAGTTTGCGGCAGGTGTTGGATCAATTCGGCGGCGGGATGGCGCCGGGCGCACGTTTTAAGGCGGTGCAGGTCGGTGGGCCGCTCGGAAGTCTGTTCCCCGCTTCCAAGTTGGACATTCCGATTTGTTACGACGCCTTCGCCCAAGCAGGCGCGGTGCTGGGCCATGGCGGCATCGTCGTCTATGACCACGAAACCGACATGGTGGACCTTGCCAGACACTTTATGGCCTTTACCGCCAACGAATCCTGCGGAAAATGTACGCCCTGCCGCATAGGGTCCGTCAGGGGCCGAGAGATCCTTGAACGCATCCAGGCGGGTAGCGGGACGGTGGACGACCTTGTGCTGTTGGGTGACTTGGGTGAGACGATGAAGGTGGCCAGTCTCTGTGCCCTCGGTGGGCGAGCGCCCTATCCGGTGCTGACGGCGATCGAACATTTCCCCGCGGAGTTTCGCAGCAGGTTGAGAACCTGA
- a CDS encoding Universal stress protein family: MAALITRILFATDFSACAERAMEYAVMLAAAWKAELCAMTVLELCPGMDPDYTVNKMYLDHLRVESTRRLEAVQDRVKAAGQTVTTRIEVGIPSQAVQTVAEEIGADLLVVGTHGRTGLDHVLVGSTAERVVRMAPCPVLAVKSAKDDTGTDTVGTIKRIVVPIDLSGCSLDALEYAARFTERIGASLTVLHAMEPIAYGLDFSLSHAKERRRQREYLEDRLTVLTTFLTAHGIRAEHVLKPGLPADSIVSYVTEQGFDLMIMGTHGRRGLSHILLGSIAGAMLRHAPCPVLTVRQFTVGPDAQRLIPLGET, encoded by the coding sequence ATGGCGGCGCTGATCACGCGGATCCTCTTTGCGACCGACTTTTCGGCTTGCGCGGAGCGAGCGATGGAATATGCGGTCATGTTGGCCGCCGCCTGGAAGGCGGAACTCTGCGCGATGACCGTGCTGGAACTCTGCCCCGGAATGGATCCGGACTATACCGTCAACAAAATGTATCTCGATCACCTGCGGGTGGAATCGACCAGACGGTTGGAGGCGGTTCAGGATCGGGTGAAGGCGGCGGGACAGACGGTCACGACGCGCATCGAAGTCGGCATACCGAGCCAAGCCGTTCAAACGGTTGCCGAAGAGATCGGTGCGGATCTCTTGGTGGTGGGGACACATGGCAGAACCGGACTCGACCATGTCTTGGTCGGCAGCACTGCAGAGCGAGTGGTGCGCATGGCGCCCTGCCCGGTCTTGGCGGTAAAGAGTGCCAAGGACGACACCGGTACCGACACGGTCGGGACCATCAAACGGATCGTGGTCCCCATCGACCTCTCCGGTTGTTCGTTGGATGCGCTGGAATATGCCGCGCGGTTTACCGAGCGCATCGGCGCCTCGCTCACCGTTCTTCATGCCATGGAGCCGATCGCCTATGGGCTCGACTTCAGCTTGAGCCATGCGAAGGAACGGAGACGGCAACGGGAGTATCTGGAGGACCGGCTCACTGTACTCACCACCTTCCTGACCGCCCACGGAATCCGGGCCGAACACGTGCTCAAGCCAGGGTTGCCGGCTGATTCGATCGTCTCTTATGTCACGGAGCAGGGTTTTGACTTGATGATCATGGGCACCCATGGCCGGCGCGGGCTTTCGCACATTCTTCTCGGGAGTATCGCCGGTGCTATGCTGCGTCACGCGCCCTGTCCGGTTCTCACGGTCCGGCAATTCACCGTCGGCCCTGATGCTCAACGATTGATTCCGCTTGGGGAAACCTGA